A single genomic interval of Labrus bergylta chromosome 18, fLabBer1.1, whole genome shotgun sequence harbors:
- the LOC109992134 gene encoding G-protein coupled receptor 4-like, whose product MTDSYINVTHWNEHIFSDAEHYQKLDFIRHVVRCIVISIGLPLTLMAICALCFLVRKDHVAPIYVINLLISDVIQLCCMLIWEINQDKSRESVRYIYRSGLMTSICFMVCVSLERYLVIAHPLWYRFKRTIKISVVVSVVAWLFPHVILLSLFLPNLFLLVPIEVIISVFATFLIIPFPLFIFFLVGTLRALSASVSVPSEEKRRIVGILVLVLLIYTLLFLPWIIFALLMNMNILDPTLNVLSDTFLKLSPLADLILYVFFRKESIGKLCTAVNWCRVANADTNI is encoded by the exons ATGACAGATTCCTACATTAACGTCACCCACTGGAATGAACACATCTTCTCTGACGCTGAGCATTACCAAAAATTAGATTTCATAAGGCACGTGGTAAGATGCATCGTCATTAGTATCGGCCTTCCTCTGACGCTCATGGCCATCTGTGCGCTTTGCTTTCTG gtaCGAAAAGATCATGTGGCTCCAATCTACGTCATCAACCTTCTCATTTCTGACGTCATTCAGCTCTGCTGCATGCTCATTTGGGAGATAAATCAGGATAAGTCTCGTGAGAGCGTACGTTATATTTACCGCAGTGGCCTAATGACCAGTATTTGCTtcatggtgtgtgtctcactggAAAG atatttGGTCATCGCCCACCCACTGTGGTACCGCTTCAAACGAACCATCAAGATCTCTGTGGTGGTCAGTGTCGTGGCCTGGCTCTTTCCTCATGTAATTTTGCTCAGTCTGTTTCTCCCCAATTTATTTCTCTTGGTTCCTATTGAAGTGATAATTAGCGTCTTCGCCACCTTCCTCATCATTCCCTTCCCACTGTTCATATTCTTCCTGGTTGGGACCCTCAGAGCCCTCTCTGCTTCCGTCTCCGTCCCCTCTGAAGAAAAACGCAGAATTGTTGGAATTTTGGTCCTGGTGCTGCTCATTTACACGCTGCTGTTCCTGCCCTGGATAATTTTCGCTCTTCTCATGAACATGAACATATTAGACCCAACTCTGAATGTCTTATCTGACACGTTTCTTAAGCTGAGTCCTCTTGCAGACTTAattctgtatgttttctttaGAAAAGAGTCCATTGGCAAGCTTTGTACCGCTGTGAACTGGTGCAGAGTTGCCAACGCTGACACCAACATATAG